The sequence below is a genomic window from Macadamia integrifolia cultivar HAES 741 chromosome 1, SCU_Mint_v3, whole genome shotgun sequence.
TACGGTATGAAGTGCACCCATAAAGAGTGACTAGGTTTTGGTGGCGCAAATGAGTGAGGATctcaatttcattcatgaagcTCTGAATATGCTTCTTGTTGTTATGGTAAAGCCGCTTGATTGCAACAACTCGTCCATCTCGAAGCTTGCCTGATAGTGAATTAAGGAAAGTCCATCAAATGGCCAGACATAATTGTTGAAGAAAGTGAGATAACCCATAAAATGCCACCATATATAGgaggtttcttctttcttaccGTGGTAGACAGTACCAAAGCCACCATCTCCGAGTTCATTAACAGAACTGAAATTATTGGTGGCTTCTTCGAGCTCAGCATAGGAGAAGATGGGGACTCCCAAGTGGGTGCTGCCCTTTTCTAGGTCCATCTTCAAGTAGGAGCTACGAACTCGGCCAAGCTTATGTCCAACCCGGTATTTGTAGATTATAAAGAAAAACAAGCTTGAAAAAAGGATTCCCGCCGCAGCTCCTCCCAGAATACCTGCGAATGGACGAGAAGAATACTTAGAAACATTTTATTAACCCTGTGTTATGGATGTAAACTTGCAATGTGACGTGAATTTAACTTCAAAAGAGACAAGGAAGAGTTGGTGTAAACTCTTGAAACCAATCtaattgcaaggaaaatttgtTAATCCAAAGAAACGCTATAGTTTCCAAGAGACGATTTGAGGAAGCTCTTGAATATGTGAAACATTTCTTTAATCTGCTAAATTTAGATATCATTTGTATCAGCTATGTGCTAGCTAGGTTAAATAAGATGATGATTATAGGGGCCACGTGACTTATCAACTTTCTTTTTCCCCATATATAGTATATAATTATTCATCATACATAGGGACTGCTAGGTCAATCAAGCTCCAACCAAAGTCAATCAGGgttgggctgagatatcccaaGGGTTGGGCTGAATTAAGGGAACTAAGATTGGGCTTAGGGGTGCCAAACCTTAAATGGAACCGGTCAACAAATCAATTGGACTAGAACAACTCAAACCAAGCCAGTTTTCAATTgagttggtttcggtttggggTATTatggaaccaaaccaaatcgacAAAAAAATGCAACTTGAAAACCAGACCAAAGCCGatataaaactcaaaaaaataactaataaataataaagaatatatatatatatatatatatattgttattcCATAAAAGGAATCAAaacaaatcaaacccaaattggaccaaaaGCGACTGAAACCAAAACTTTCCGATCGAATCCCACCAGTTTCTCTTTCACACATtctgatattaaaaaaataaaataaaaatcagccCGACCAAAACCAAACATAACCGACAATTTGACACCCCCTAGATGGGCTGGGGTTATAAAAAGTCCGGCCTAGTTGCACCCGTTGTTGGAATAAGGGTACCATGAAAGTCATATAATGGAGAATAAATTACCTATTCGAATagtctttctttgtttcttcttccatGCCTGATCTTCTGTCAACATAAAACACAACATATCTATTAGTTTAGATATTAAAAGACTAGAAGATAAACTAATGACATAAACAGAACCCACAAGTCTACCCATCAACACAAACCAAAGTTGTAATTGATCAGAACGAAATAATTAAGTTATCAAAGAATGATTCAAAACAAGCTTGCATTGCAAATgctaaaattaatttaaatagtatatatatatatatatatatatatattaatctaAGAGTTTTCAGCAGTTACCATTTCCGTGATTCCATTCACCATTCTTTGGTACACATGACAAATTATCTTGCTGGTCGTGGAATCTACTGCAGACTGTTCCATTCTTTTCACACTGATGACATATTTTGGGAAGGTTCCATTGAACACGAAACCCAGCAGTGAACAATTTCGAGACAGGATCAACCAACCCATGGAATGTGGAAGGTGGCACATCCACGGGAAGATGAACCAGTTTGCAGTCATATGTAGAGGGATGAGAACTAGGTCCAGGTGCAGGTACATCTGCTGCATCTGGTATTGCCTCAACTGTACAGTCCTCGCCAAGGACGTCATAGCGCTTGCATACTCTTAGTGTAAGGTTGGGGCTTATCACATGAGCTGAGAGATAACGGAAAATAGGTGGCATAGTATAATTGTTGAAGAGGGCATTGCATTTGTCATTGTCGGAGAGCCAGTCTCGAGTGGACTTCCGGTCACGAGCTAATATGGTGTTGGTGGTGTAATTGATGCTTTGAACCTCATATGTACTCTCATCATTCTCCACCCCGGTATAGATCAGTACCGATGTGGATCCATTTATACAACGAATGAGTTCTACTCCACCTCTGCCGTGCCAGTGAAATTTGGTGTCGTTGAAGAAGGGAAAACTAATGTTTAAGTTTCCGCAGAAATGGGGCAAAGCTGAACAATCTGAGTCATGATGTGGTCCAGCtgagagaagaggaaggtgcaacagaaggaaaaagagaaagacagATACTAAGAAAGCACTGAAGGGAGAAGTAGAGATCATAGAACCACCCATCTCGCACTATGGTCTCTCTAAACAAATCTCCTCTACCTTTTAAAGTCTATCCTTTGGTACTCAGATAAGTGAGAAATACATTTTCTTTGAATCCCATTCAATGGTTCGCCTCTTGACACGTAAGTTGACgatgaccaaaaaaaaagtttgaaaccATTTGGAAAGGTCCCACTTCAAACACATAGGAGACGGCAAATTGGTGCTTTCACATTATAAAGTATATATAACCTTTTCAGTTTTCAATTGACTTGGAAGACTTGACTCTTGAGTCTTTTGGTCAGTCTGAGTACGTGTTGGCAAAATTCCATTGCAGTGTTGGAATTGAATAATGGAATAATCTTAGGATATTATTACTTCTATAAAATGTTCCTTCATGTAATTTTAATTACTCGGGTTGAGCTCGAGTTATCGATTTAATTACTTCTATAAAATGTTCCTTCATGTAATTTTAATGGCAGTCGGTGTGTGATTATGGATTTAGGTATCAACATCGTAAGCGCTGCTGCTTTTTGGATGCTACATTAAATCTCAATCGTACATTTGGTTTTAATGAATTTGAGACATCCATTCCTTTTCTCGATACCTGGTTGCTTCGGTAGGTTTTATTATTCATGTTGTTTGATAAATCATTTTCGCCTTGGATGGTTTACTTGCAAAGAAGGAAACCATCATAGGCCAACTGTCGATGTTCCTCCCTAGATTCTCTTCAACGATTCCTCCACCGTCGGAGTCAGAGATTCACTATGTCTAGTGAAGTATAAAGCTTTATTATTTATCACATGACAATACATGGGTTAGTCTATGTGATAGAGGGTTAAACATATCCTTGGTACAATTTTAGCTAAAAGAGTAAATGAAGTATCTAAATTACAAAACATGTCATTTTTGTATTTTACattcatctccatttgatggcattttgataattttactaTAACTTTGAGTCAGCATTTGAGCAACTTCATACTTACTTTATACTAAAATTTGGTCATTGTGCAGTCCTCCTCACATGGACTAATGCATGTACTATTAAGTGGCAAATAGTGAAGTGTTACACTTCAATAGTCATAATGATGCTTAGGATAACCCTAATTACAAAAGATTTCATATTAGTTTTGGGTTAATTTTGACTTTAGTCCCTTCACTACCCTTTTGTACCAACAATAAGAAACTCTctatctctcactctctttactttttattttttcccccgCTTAATAAGTAGCATGTATGgtattgagaaaaagaaaaggaatagaAAAAAAGCAATCCCCACTACCTTCTTTGGACAaacctaaagaaaaaaaagagggatcCCTAGCTCAAGCATGATATGTtctagaaaaacaaaataaaaagatatatccaaacaatttaatatatgtagtATTCAATAATAATTGCATCTTTTACGCAAGAGTATTATTCAACTCACTAAAATCctgaaataaaatatgataGATGAGTTAAGTTGCCCAATTGAGGGAATGAAGATGGTACAGAGCATTTCTTATGCAATAACTCTTTCGTAAGACACTTCTAATGTCCGGAGTGGTTAGGATTCTAAAGACACCATGACCATAGTCACCATCATAATTGAACTTCAAATTCCTAAGAAACTTTTTACCaccattttcagttttttttttttttttttttttttttttttttNNNNNNNNNNNNNNNNNNNNNNNNNNNNNNNNNNNNNNNNNNNNNNNNNNNNNNNNNNNNNNNNNNNNNNNNNNNNNNNNNNNNNNNNNNNNNNNNNNNNNNNNNNNNNNNNNNNNNNNNNNNNNNNNNNNNNNNNNNNNNNNNNNNNNNNNNNNNNNNNNNNNNNNNNNNNNNNNNNNNNNNNNNNNNNNNNNNNNNNNNNNNNNNNNNNNNNNNNNNNNNNNNNNNNNNNNNNNNNNNNNNNNNNNNNNNNNNNNNNNNNNNNNNNNNNNNNNNNNNNNNNNNNNNNNNNNNNNNNNNNNNNNNNNNNNNNNNNNNNNNNNNNNNNNNNNNNNNNNNNNNNNNNNNNNNNNNNNNNNNNNNNNNNNNNNNNNNNNNNNNNNNNNNNNNNNNNNNNNNNNNNNNNNNNNNNNNNNNNNNNNNNNNNNNNNNNNNNNNNNNNNNNNNNNNNNNNNNNNNNNNNNNNNNNNNNNNNNNNNNNNNNNNNNNNNNNNNNNNNNNNNNNNNNNNNNNNNNNNNNNNNNNNNNNNNNNNNNNNNNNNNNNNNNNNNNNNNNNNNNNNNNNNNNNNNNNNNNNNNNNNNNNNNNNNNNNNNNNNNNNNNNNNNNNNNNNNNNNNNNNNNNNNNNNNNNNNNNNNNNNNNNNNNNNNNNNNNNNNNNNNNNNNNNNNNNNNNNNNNNNNNNNNNNNNNNNNNNNNNNNNNNNNNNNNNNNNNNNNNNNNNNNNNNNNNNNNNNNNNNNNNNNNNNNNNNNNNNNNNNNNNNNNNNNNNNNNNNNNNNNNNNNNNNNNNNNNNNNNNNNNNNNNNNNNNNNNNNNNNNNNNNNNNNNNNNNGAGGATGCCCCCAACTCTAGAGACGTAGCCTGAAAATGGAGAACAGTGCTAAGAGATTTTTCGATCTGACACCAACAGAAATTCCTACTTCATAGTtcaaagagaaagggaattATGGTCGAATAGAAAATTTTAATCCATTAATAACCAacacaaatgaaaataataccTATTATAATTTTACTGGTCTGCTGCTCTTCCCTgcaacaaaaacccaaaaaacacCACAGGGCATTAGTTTAGCCATCATTGATGCATGGTTGGAGATAATCATAAATCTTTCCTTGTTGAGGACTATATAATTAAAATTCAACTGAAatgtgttagatcaaacaccaagaaacacgaataataaagagacagtAGATTTGtacgacacaaagatttaacgaggttcacacgcCAGTGTGGTGTGttatgtcctcgggcgaagaagaagatgattcactatgcagaacaGAGATTACACTCTAGCaacggcgaggaaaaactcgccctgaaaccctagctgcatgaaaaccctagaatacaatgactttctcaacaagtaatagtacattatatatactttaAAATTATGGATCGACTCATCGGGTCGcgatcgatccggtcgaaccataccaatggggctacgcccccgcacccccatatgagatacccctttgcttccatcatagatctcaaaaaaattttcattaacatcaccatcaaaatatgtcaaatcagattaatcttcaaaacaggtcaagaattcgagacaaacttaacaaaatgACCTctggaaatgaaaattttctgcaATTACTGTACCATTATGTGCATCTTACCTTGATTCGGATCCGCACAAAAGTAATTTTCTTGGTTCTATTCACGAAGACAGGGGATACCATTGTCTACACAGTTATAGCATTGTTGGGGAAGGTGCCATTGACTTTTACATTGAAAAGTCATCAGCAGGTTTGGATTTACTTGTTGGACTCATCTGATTGACTTAGATTGACGTAACAGTCAATTACTTTGAATTAATATCGGTAGAGTGGAAGAAGGTGCAGACTGGAAAAACGTGTGGATTTTATGTGGAAAATTGGTAGTGGTGGAGCCATGGATGGAGATTTCGCCCttgttcacccaaaaaaaaaaaaatcccaacttgGATTTCGGCATTTATTTGGGATCGAGTTGAATtgtcaaaaaaatgaaataattcccttctcttctcaaaTACTTTTTGAGTTTTAATATTTATCAAATTGTCCactaagattttatttctttgactGCCACAGGGGTAATATTTACTTGATTGCAATTAGGCAACAACTAAATTTCGTTCTAAATTGTTAATTATCGTTGTCTTTGTAACTTTCTACTTTGGTTAGCAATTATAGAGTCTATAACGcatccagatcctctccaaccactGGGTTGCATCCGACATCTGGGAGGACACGGGCAATGGTTGGAGAGGATTTGGAACACCCACAATTCCATGTCTCAATCATTTTGGGGTAACTACTATCACTCCCTTGGGCaatggttggagaggatctagaaCACCCACGATTCCATGTCTCAATCATTTTGGGGTAACTACTATCACTCCCTTGGGCAATGGTTGAAGAGGATCTAGAACACCCACGATTCAATGTCTCAATTATTTTGGGGtaattactatcactcccctatacTCATCTTGTATTTATTCAAAGTCTGATATCCTAAACTTTATTCTTATACTCCCTACAAGTAAATTTcaactctctttctcccctaGTAATTCAAAAGTCCCAGATTACCCCTCTATCCAAGTAACACCATCGCCCCAAATCAACTGCCTTGTCACATAGTCGATATCTGTCAACAAAAATTAAATCTCTTCCAAGGCCATGAGGCATCAGGATGCCATCACACCTCCTCTCTACAGACGATGTTTTTATCTTCATGAATGCTTCGGTGAAGCATGTCAAAACCTGCAATCTTTCTTGATGAAATACTATGATTTCTCTGGTGAAAAAATCAATTTAGAAAAAAGTAAGTTAATTTTTTGCCATCTCTCCCattagagaaaatagagaattgGAGATCTTATGGGGATCCCAATGTGTTCCTTACCAACCCGCTATCTTGGTGTGGAGATCTTTCGAGGGAGAGTTAAATGAGAGATGTTTTTGCCCTTGTTGGACAAATTCAAGTCTTTGATGGTTGGGTGGAAGGGAAAACTTCTATCGCGGTGGGGTGGAATTGGTTAAGTCCATTATTTCAAGTATCCCAATacataatttttccatttattggtGGTCAGATTCTCTTATAGGGTATGTTCCTGTGATGCTTTGACTTCTACGTTTATCTATTTTGTACCTCACTTCACCCTACTTATATTCCTATCTCAGATTCATGTGGCCGaccccattttttttcaaatgtgaGGAAAGGTGGTTGGTGGGTGATGGTCAGTCTATTGATTTTTGGTGGGATAGATGGTTAGGCTCATCTTCGGTGGCAGAGCTTTCCAATATGGACGAGTCCGTTTTTGAAAGATTTAATTCTTGTGTCTCAGATTTCATCTCAAGGTCCCAATGGGCATTTCCACAGGTGCAATCATATTTTCTAAATGATATTTTTCTAACAGCCTATCTTCCCTCCGTGTAGATAGAGGACTCTGTTTCTTGGTGCTTACAATCATCTGGGGCATTTTCTGTTAAGCTTGCTTGGGAGGACATCAGGATCGCTAAACCTAAGGTGGCTTGTTACTTGGCTGTCTGGGGTAAGGGATTGCTTCCTCGTTATTCCACCTTTGGCTCAAAAATTTTCCACGGTAACAAATTAATAACTAAATGTGTCTCTATTCCATCTAGAAGTGTGTTATGTCATTGCAAGGAGGAGTCATTGGACCACATCTTCACTCCATGTGCTTTCTCAAGATTTATTTGGTGTAGGTTTCTCTCATGCTTTGATATCCCATCTTTGTTGCATGATTCTTTTTCTAATCTTGGTGCTTCATATGGCTTCGAAAAAGTAGAGATATCTCTCTTAAGAAGGCATGGTTACGGGTCTTATCCTGATACCTTTTTTCatctggatggaaagaaatgcaAGAAAATTTGATGAGATTAGGTGTTCCCCAGATCAAGTCAAGTCCTTGGTGCGGTGGGAATCGGTGAAGGTCTCCCTGACTTTTAAATCCTGTGTCTCCTTGGTCTTGGACCTTCTGTGTGCTGGACGCCTAGGAATCTCTTATTTTCCAAGGCGCTCTCAGCATTTTTTGGAGGTTGTTTGGTGCACTCCAAAGGTTGGTTGGGTAAAATTGAATAGTGAAGGTTGCTCCCTTGGTAATTCAAGGAGTTCAAGAGCAAGTGGTATATTCTGTGATCATCAAGGAAATGTGATATACTCTTTAAGCAACTTACTCGGTGTCAAAATCAACTTTGAAGCAGAGTGTTGACTGTAATTGCTGGTCTGGAGTTGGCTAAGGAAAAGGATTTCAGGAATCTATGGGTGGAGTGTTATTCGGCTGCAGTCATAATTCTTCTTTAGAGGAGATTGGTTCCATGGTTTGTTCGCCAACAATGGGCATCCTACTCCAATACTTGGGTTCGATTAAGTGGAAAGTTTCCCATTGTTTCAAGGAAGGGAATCCAATTGCGGACTACTTGGCTAAGCTTGCGGCAAAGTCCAAAAGTTTGCCAGCCTCATGTGGGGAGACCTTTGAGACTAATTTCGTCGGCAGATCTAGATTCCGTATTATGTAATCCCATcagtttggggttttttttactttattttttggcGAGTTTGCTTCACCTGGTGATgataatgccgaaggtgggaggggCAATCCACATTGTTTGAGTTTCtgatttgtatttttgttttagtttaGTTCTGTATTTCCTTCNNNNNNNNNNNNNNNNNNNNNNNNNNNNNNNNNNNNNNNNNNNNttaatacaaatgatctttaACGGGGAAAAAAAACGCAAAACAACAATctgtaaaagaaaaacaaaaaagatatcACACACATAAAACACCGAATTACATGATTTTTCTT
It includes:
- the LOC122079169 gene encoding LEAF RUST 10 DISEASE-RESISTANCE LOCUS RECEPTOR-LIKE PROTEIN KINASE-like 1.1; amino-acid sequence: MGGSMISTSPFSAFLVSVFLFFLLLHLPLLSAGPHHDSDCSALPHFCGNLNISFPFFNDTKFHWHGRGGVELIRCINGSTSVLIYTGVENDESTYEVQSINYTTNTILARDRKSTRDWLSDNDKCNALFNNYTMPPIFRYLSAHVISPNLTLRVCKRYDVLGEDCTVEAIPDAADVPAPGPSSHPSTYDCKLVHLPVDVPPSTFHGLVDPVSKLFTAGFRVQWNLPKICHQCEKNGTVCSRFHDQQDNLSCVPKNGEWNHGNEDQAWKKKQRKTIRIGILGGAAAGILFSSLFFFIIYKYRVGHKLGRVRSSYLKMDLEKGSTHLGVPIFSYAELEEATNNFSSVNELGDGGFGTVYHGKLRDGRVVAIKRLYHNNKKHIQSFMNEIEILTHLRHQNLVTLYGCTSYRSRELLLVYEFIPNGTVADHLHGDRRQVGSLPWPVRMSIAMETACALSYLHVSDIIHRDVKTSNILLDNHFHVKVADFGLCRLFPIDATHVSTAPQGTPGYVDPEYHRSYQLTNKSDVYSFGVVLIELISSKPAVDITRHRDEINLANMAMNKIQNGDLQELVDPYLGFESDCTTRRMVTLVAELAFRCLQHERELRPSMEEVVEIFVDNWG